The Mycobacterium sp. EPa45 genomic interval GCCAGGAAGGCGACGACTTCCTGGGCAAGGTGAAGGTCAAGGTCGGTCCGGTGACCAGTGAGTTCAGCGGCAAGGCGCACTTCGTGGAGCGCGACGAGGCCCTGCACCGGGCCGTGGTCGACGGCCGCGGCAAGGAGGCCCGCGGCACCGGCAATGCGGCGGCGGTCGTCGTTCTGCAGCTACACGAGGCCGGTGACCACACCCGGGTCACCGTCGAAACGGATCTGAAGATCGTCGGCAAACTGGCGCAATTCGGCAGCAGCATGCTGCAGCAGGTATCCGAAAAGCTACTCGGGCAGTTCGTCGACTCGCTGGAGGCCAAGCTGGCCGGGGGCAACGACGTACCGGAAACACCCGAGAGCGCCGTCGAAGCCGTCCTGGACACCCCGGCGACGCCCGGCGCCGCAGGTCTGGGCACGGCGGCAGCCACGGCCACTCCGCGCGTAGCGCCCGCGTCCACGCCCGCCAAGGAGCCAGAACCGATTGACCTGCTGGCGCTCGCCGGCGGCACGTCGGTGACCAAGTATGCGGCGGCAGGCGTCGCCGCGCTGGTGCTGCTGATCCTGATCGCGGTCGTCGTGCGACGCCGCGGCTGACCTTATTTCTTGGTCTGCGGTGTGGCGACCATGATCGGGCCGTTCATCGACCCGTCGACCGCCGACTTGAACTCGCCTTGAGTGCCGTCGGAGTCGATCGCTGCACCGTCGGCACCGCTATCGCCGTCCTGTACGGCAAACGTTGTGGTGGGGCTGCCGGCTGACGCGATGCCGATCCCGCCGAAGAGTGCTGCCAGGCCGATGCCCGCTGAAGCTAGGAGTCCGCTGAGGACGATTTTGACCATTTGCTGTGACCTTTCACGCGATCAGCGCAAACTAGCCGCCGATCCTGTGAGGTTTGCTGTGCGCTAGCTGGTAAACGGCTGGGTCGGCGGCGCACGTGCCGGTCAACGCGATACCGCGGTGATCACGCGGGCAAATTTTTACGACTCGGTAACCGATCCCGTGGCCGCTTTGTCGGCCTTGCGCCGCTTGTACCACTCCCAGATCATCGGAGCGATCGATGCGAGCGCGATGAGGATGAAGATCGGTTCGAGCAGCTTCCGAATGATCTCGAACTGCCCCAGCCCGTAGCCCAGCAGCGTCAGGCCGATACCCCACAGCAATGCGCCGATGACATTGAACAGCGTGAAAACCCCGTACCTCATCTTCGCCGCACCTGCGGTGATCGGGGCCAGCGTGCGCACGATCGGGACGAAACGGGCCAGCACGATCGCGAACGGCCCGCGCTGTTCGAAGAAGATGTGCGCCTCATCGAGGTAACGCTGCTTGAGGACCCGCGCGTTCGGTTTGAACATCGCGGTGCCGAGGAAGCGGCCGACGAAGTAGCCGACCTGGCCGCCGAGGATCGCGGCGAGCGGGATGAACACCAGCAATTGCCACAGCTGGAAATTGGCGCTGACGTCGGCGCCCTGCGCTGCGGTTCCCGCGGCGAGCATGCCCGCCACGAACAACAGCGTGTCGCCGGGCAGCACCGGGAAGAGCACACCGGACTCGATGAAGACGACAACCAGAATGCCGACCAGAGCCCAGGTGCCGAACTGCTCGATCAGCTTGAGCGGGTCGAGGAAGTCCGGCATGAGCGCCAGCGTGGTGGTGGTCACGAGGGACAAGGGTACCGGTGGCAGCTGTTGATACCGGCGTCACGCCGACCCGTGCCAGTCGATCGGCTTCTTGTCATACTGACTGCGTTGCGCAGGAGAGTCGGAAGGAAGTGCCATGCCCATCGCCACGCCCGAGGTTTACGCGGAGATGCTGGGCCGCGCCAAGGAGCACTCGTTCGCTTTCCCGGCGATCAACTGCGTCGGCTCGGAGAGCATCAACGCGGCCATCAAGGGCTTCGCCGACGCCGGTAGTGACGGCATCATCCAATTCTCCACCGGCGGGGCTGAATTCGGCTCCGGACTGGGCGTCAAAGACATGGTCACCGGCGCGGTGGCACTCGCCGAGTTCGCTCACGTCGTCGCCGCGAAGTACCCGATTACCGTGGCCCTGCACACCGATCACTGTCCGAAGGACAAGCTCGACACCTACGTCCTCCCGTTGCTGGCCATCTCGGCCGAACGGGTGGCCAAAGGCGCCGACCCGTTGTTCCAGTCGCACATGTGGGACGGCTCGGCGGTCCCGATCGACGAGAACCTGTCGATCGCACAGGAGCTGCTGAAGCAAGCGGCCGCGGCCAAGATCATCCTCGAGATCGAGATCGGCGTGGTCGGTGGTGAAGAGGACGGCGTCGAGGCCGAGATCAACGACAAGCTGTACACCACCCCCGAGGACTTCGAGAAGACCATCGAGGCCCTCGGCGTCGGCGAGCACGGAAAGTACCTGCTGGCGGCCACGTTCGGCAATGTGCATGGCGTCTACAAGCCGGGCAACGTCAAGCTCAAGCCCGAGGTGCTGGCCGAGGGGCAGCGGGTCGCTGTCGCCAAGCTCGGTCTGCCCGACGGGTCCAAGCCGTTCGACTTCGTCTTCCACGGCGGCTCGGGCTCGCTGAAGTCCGAGATCGAGGACTCGCTGAAGTACGGCGTGGTGAAGATGAACGTCGACACCGACACCCAGTACGCCTTCACCCGGCCGATCGCGGCGCACATGTTCTCCAACTACGACGGCGTGCTCAAGGTCGACGGTGAGGTCGGCAACAAGAAGGTCTACGACCCGCGCAGCTACCTCAAGAAGGCCGAGGCTTCGATGTCCGAGCGCGTCATCGAGGCGTGCCGGGACCTCCACAGCGCCGGTCGATCCGTCACGGCCGGCTAGCTGTGATTTCGGCGCGGTTTCGTTCGCTCAGCGGCGGTTAGCGCGCCGAAATCGCTCGCTGGACGACCGCGATGACGCGTTCGGGATACTCGGTCAGGTCCAGCCATGTGAAGCGCAGTACCTGATAGCCCGCGAGAACGAGAGCGTTCTGTTTCCTGCGATCGCGTTCGAACGACTCGGGACCGGTATGGAAAGCAAAGCCGTCGACCTCGACCACCGCCTTCGCGGCGCGAAACAGGACGTCCACCTCGTAACCGAGGACCGTCTGGTTCGCCTTCCACCCGCAAATGCCCGACGTCTTCAGTAACTGGGTGAACAATCGCTCGGCTGTGGACTTCGTGCCGTCGTCGGCCGCCTGCAGGAGTTGTCGCGCTGCCGGAGAGCCGTATCTGCCGGTGTTGCGGAGGTGCGCTCCCCACAGCTGACGCAGTTCGGTGTGCCGTTGCAGGGCTTCGTCCATCAGCTTGGGGCCGCCGCCGCGGCGCACTGCGGCCTCTATCGCTGTGAGCGGAAGCGCGGTGACGCGCAGGCCTCGATATTCGACGACGTCGAGGGGTTTGAGGTCGCGCCGCCGGACCCGAGATCCAAAGTGGCGACGTCCGTGGCTGTTGCGCGGCACCGTCACTTCGACGGTGTCGGGCGCGAATCGGGTCAGCCCGAGCCACCACGCTGCCGCAAGGCCGCTTGCGCACGCCGAGTTTCCATAACCCCACACCGCCGCACGGACGCGAGCTGCGTCGGTGAACTCGCGGTCGTCGACAAAGAAGACTCCCGGCGAGCACCGCCGCCAGCGCCCGGCACGAACACGCCGTCGTACCGCTTGCTCGGTCAGGCCCGCGTCGTTCGCCTGAGCCAACGTGATGACACCGTCGTGGCGTCGCAGGAGATCATCGATCACTCAAGGTTTGGACACCCGCGCGTTCCGAGCGGTTCCCACTCCCGCGATTTCGGCGCGGAAACCGCCGCTGAGTGAACGAAAGCGCGCCCAAATCCCTCAGGACGCTTGGCAGATCTTCCACTGGTCGTCGCGGAACTGCAGGTCGAAACTGCGGGTTGACCGCGTTGCCGGATCGAATGCCATGAACGAGGTGACGTTGGCTTCGGCGTGGTCGCCGTTGACGACCACCTCGTCGATGCTGGCCACCACCGGGTACTGCCGGGCCGCGGCCACCCGCGCATGGGTGTCCGACCAAGCTGCGTCATCGTATTTGACGTAGCTGTCTCGGGTCTGGCCGCACGTGATACCGCGCAGTGTGGCCAGGTCGCCGTTCTGGACGGCGGTGTCGAAGTGCTGGATGGTCGAGCGGACC includes:
- the fbaA gene encoding class II fructose-bisphosphate aldolase, with protein sequence MPIATPEVYAEMLGRAKEHSFAFPAINCVGSESINAAIKGFADAGSDGIIQFSTGGAEFGSGLGVKDMVTGAVALAEFAHVVAAKYPITVALHTDHCPKDKLDTYVLPLLAISAERVAKGADPLFQSHMWDGSAVPIDENLSIAQELLKQAAAAKIILEIEIGVVGGEEDGVEAEINDKLYTTPEDFEKTIEALGVGEHGKYLLAATFGNVHGVYKPGNVKLKPEVLAEGQRVAVAKLGLPDGSKPFDFVFHGGSGSLKSEIEDSLKYGVVKMNVDTDTQYAFTRPIAAHMFSNYDGVLKVDGEVGNKKVYDPRSYLKKAEASMSERVIEACRDLHSAGRSVTAG
- a CDS encoding DUF559 domain-containing protein is translated as MIDDLLRRHDGVITLAQANDAGLTEQAVRRRVRAGRWRRCSPGVFFVDDREFTDAARVRAAVWGYGNSACASGLAAAWWLGLTRFAPDTVEVTVPRNSHGRRHFGSRVRRRDLKPLDVVEYRGLRVTALPLTAIEAAVRRGGGPKLMDEALQRHTELRQLWGAHLRNTGRYGSPAARQLLQAADDGTKSTAERLFTQLLKTSGICGWKANQTVLGYEVDVLFRAAKAVVEVDGFAFHTGPESFERDRRKQNALVLAGYQVLRFTWLDLTEYPERVIAVVQRAISAR
- a CDS encoding VTT domain-containing protein: MPDFLDPLKLIEQFGTWALVGILVVVFIESGVLFPVLPGDTLLFVAGMLAAGTAAQGADVSANFQLWQLLVFIPLAAILGGQVGYFVGRFLGTAMFKPNARVLKQRYLDEAHIFFEQRGPFAIVLARFVPIVRTLAPITAGAAKMRYGVFTLFNVIGALLWGIGLTLLGYGLGQFEIIRKLLEPIFILIALASIAPMIWEWYKRRKADKAATGSVTES
- a CDS encoding SRPBCC family protein; translation: MKIDHEFTVSVPIAKAWEVLSDLEQVVPLMPGAQLTGQEGDDFLGKVKVKVGPVTSEFSGKAHFVERDEALHRAVVDGRGKEARGTGNAAAVVVLQLHEAGDHTRVTVETDLKIVGKLAQFGSSMLQQVSEKLLGQFVDSLEAKLAGGNDVPETPESAVEAVLDTPATPGAAGLGTAAATATPRVAPASTPAKEPEPIDLLALAGGTSVTKYAAAGVAALVLLILIAVVVRRRG